Below is a genomic region from Helianthus annuus cultivar XRQ/B chromosome 2, HanXRQr2.0-SUNRISE, whole genome shotgun sequence.
AAAAAGAGTGCACGCACCCTATCCCAAAAAACGgggcccgtttgaaagtttgctacaaattaaaaaaaaaataaaaatataagttgaAATTAAGAatataaaaaaacagaaaaaaaacagaataaaaaacagaaaaaaaaacagaataaaaaaaaacaaaaaaaaaataacttacCGGTATCTTCGTCCTCCGAAATATCGAGCCACGCCCGAGTCAACGTGTATTCCTCGTCCTTCGTCCATTTAATGGTTGTTTTTGTACGTCGAGGTTcatccttttccttcttcttatgcgaccttcTGCCGCGTTTCGATTTGtcttgcaccggttcgggttgcgACTCCGGCACGACCTCGACATCGggttcggattcgggttcgggttgtgacggttgcgacccgccggcttgaccatagcCGTAGGTGGGAGGAACAAACGGGGGggcgccactcaagtaagccgcgtaaCTTAAAAAGCTCGAGTCCATGTATTGTAGGTTGTACGAggtttgcggttgggttgtgttcgggttcgtgGGTCTTGCGGGGCCACCAAACGGGGGTCGGTATGGATGCATGCTTGTAAAAAAATAGGAGAAAGTGGATGTTTTTTATAAAGTAATAGAAGAGAGTGGGAGAGAAAGTAGgagaaattttaaaaaaaattggagaaaaagggttgatatatatatagtgggtaaaatttagaattaaaaaaaaaaataaataactttTGACCGTTGCCAAACGGTCGAATCTCGCAACCATTTCCCAATTTCAGCGTTTTTAAAATCACGCCGGagtgattttttttcaaaaataacgcccGGAAACGCCGCGTGTAGTGGGTGTGCGGACGTTTTCCggcgttttttttcaatttttaaaaaaaaaaacgccccattacgGGAGGACTTAGACATACAATGGAATTGCATAAAATGAATGTATTGTATTTTATAAATACCCAGTGAACTATACATTTTGTAACGTTAAAAAGACAATTATGGTAAATCATGAAAGAATATATTTCATATGTTTTTGTATGATTCATGATttgaggtctgaaccattaagagtcagtataatgcttaaccgttcagaggcaaaagtctaaccaattcagattagatgtCTTAACCATTAAGACTCAGTATaaaacttaaccattcagagacaaatgcatgaaccattcagacatttgcttgcgaaacaaacaatctgaaccatTAACTACTTAATCAATAAAAGATCTTAATCATTAAGAGccccattaagagctaaacaaacaacccATTATTGTCTCTCTTAGGAATGGTTGAGGAGAGGGACTAGAAAACGACTCATGAATGTACCTTGATACGTGACAGGTTTGGTAACGAATTAATTAGTTTGATCACTTTAACACCAAAAAATGAACTTTTATATGACATTAACATGGATTGATAaactttttgtctttatttttttTACCCTAGTCTCAACACTCATTGTACACCAACTAATTAATCACTCATTGTTTCCATAAGAAGAATGTTTATACTTTTATCAAATCGACTCTCTTATCGATTCACTGTTTGAATCAGTTTTAAAAACCGAATGACATGATATATAGCTAGTTTAATAgttatatataaaatgttttttttctttaaaattagaTTTGACAAATTCAGAATTGAAAATGCATATGTGAATGTAAGACCCACACGCAAAGTCTTCCCTTTTCATTTGTTTCTTCTATGTTGGTGAGAGGAAACTACACCGAATAAATGATGAAGCACCGAATAAAGATAGTAgatttttagtaaataaataaaccaatATAAATTCAAAAGCTCGAAACTATTGTGGCGTCAACCCAAAGTCAGCGAAAGAGAATTGTGGGACAATTTTCTGATGTTTTCATTCCAAATAAAACAAAGGTTTAAATAAGACAAAATGCATTGCAACTACATCAATGCCACTAGTGTTGGCCTTAATTCTTTGATGAAAGTTTGATTTAATTAGAACATACGGGTTAAAATTGTAAATAATTTAAAGTTAGTTCAGATGACGATTGCAAAAAACAGGGACTAATGGTGGCAAACCGGAAAATGATAACCACCACCCCAAGGGTTGCGAAACCCCTTGGGTCGCACCTGTTGGATCGTCGGCTTCAAGGGAAAAAGGAAGAGACACGTCGGTTTAAATTTGTGGACAAGAATCAACATACCTCTTCATATTCAATTACAACCATAAGATCCTAGAGACGCGACTATTCATGAAAGGACAAGTCTCTACACTCACACCCATTGAAGTTTATAAATAGATTAGGTTTTCAGTTTGTATATTGTATCTTGTATCAATCAGATTCAATTCTTTAGTTTCACAtgcaacaatttgtttattattgtttttgatcATTGCCATCGATGTCGTTAACTTGCGTGCATTCATACTCCTCACTAGCAAAATCATCGTCATTGTTATTTTTTCCCAAATAACCAGGAAGGAATCttattagaaaaataaaacttaaatgtGAAATTAAATTTACAAACTTAAATCTCAAAACCAAGTTAAAATTGGAGGTCGTGAGTTGGAGTCTCGCCTACATCAATTTGCTTCGAGTTGAGGCAAGAGCTTTTCTCAATTGTGGGTTTCCTCCTGAAGGGTAGGCCGGGTCATCACGTTTTGTTATTTAGGCAAAAGGGCAATTCATTTGTGATAGTGATCATGTGTGTTCGGGCCTTTGCTGTTCTGAGaaataaaaaaagagtaaactgcaattttggttcctgtggtttggccagttttgtcattttagtctaaatctcaaactttttaaatctgggtccctgtggtttgcattttgttaccattttagtcaaaaatccaaaaccccccttttttgactgttgaaaccttattgttttgtctttttgtgcaagggcattttggtcattttaattttattataacatattaCTACCTCCGTCTCACTAAAGTGTCctattttaaattttcaaaatctttaTTTATAAACGTTGACCTTAAATAactttgtttgtgttagataatacttgatgaaagttatatgatttgagtgtgttttacaagtgtttttatcaggataattttcatcaagttttatataacacaaaaaatatataattaaagtcaaagtttataaacaaagactttgaaaattcaaaatatgataCTTTTAAAGGGACGGAGGGagtaataattaataaactaaattaaatatatttatttcctTTTTACTCTTATTTAACCTATCATCTTCCCCAAATACAAGATTTCTTCATTCACCAGCACTTCTGCCTATCTCGCCCCCTCTCCCCCTCGACATTCTTGGCCTGATGACAGGAGCACACACCGGCGTCGATGCCGACAGTTGCTTTTTCCGGCAGGCCGACACCCGAAACACCCAACTCATACAACTGCGAATCCGTAACACTCAGATCCAAATCCCCCACATACAAGGACACCGTCACAACCTGctgagcaccaccaccaccaccaccgtaaaCTGCCTGAGCTTGACTAACCTGCGCCGCCATGTCAAAACCCTAACagattttcctttttttttttttccaaatttttcactttttttttttgcttttgtaACCTCCCTCTCCCCTTCTTATTGATATATAGAAGGGAAATCAGATAAATTCGAGTCGAAACAGCAGAAACCCTAggatttttttgggtttttcttTTAGATGATtgatatttgttttgttttttgaaATGGATATAGAATGAGGAGAGGGCAGGGTAGTAGATAGGGATAGATTCGTCGTAGTACGACCGGAGAACGGCAGATCACCGCTAGCTTACGGCGGCGagaaagttatatatatatatatatatatatatatatatatattaatctttgaattaagaaaatgtttaatgaaaagcAAAATggccaaaatgcccctgcactaaaggacaaaataggaggttgcaacagtcaaaaaatagggtttttaaattttggactaaaatggcaacaaaatgcaaaccacagggacccagatgtaaaaaagtttgagatttagactaaaataacaaaactggccaaaccacagggaccaaaatggcagtttactaaAAAAATGTAAGTGCTAAGAACCATATTCTTTTTAGATTTGATTATTTCAAGAAATTGCATATAATAAGTTTTTATGCAGGTGGACCCACGCGCAAAGTCTTGTTTTTTTCATTGTTTTCTTCATCGGGTTGTTTGTTCACAAAGATTGATTcaataaaaacaaaatgaataAACGATGAACTCCATGCATTTTGACTTTTTATATAAACCCTTTTTCTACATATTTTCAACCCTTAATTGCTTTACTTATTCACCTCCAAACACCAAATCAAGAATCGAAATAAGAAATGATCAGAAACATGGATCAAAACCATGTTATCACAATAGATCAAGAACTAGAACTCATGAATAACCAAATGAAAGAATCACCAAAATTACTCAACATGTTAGCTGGCAAGAGTTCTTGTTGCATATATAGAGTCCCCCGAAGTCTAGATGAAATTAAGAAAGAAGCATATCAACCCCGAATTGTGTCGATCGGCCCATACCACTCTGGGAACAAGGATCTTGAGATGATTCAAGAACATAAAGGGAGGTTCCTCGACTATATGATCACAAGAACCGGTAAGTCACTTAGTGTTTTCATGAATATCATAGTGCCATTGGACAATGAAATTCGAGAAAGCTACTCGGAGTATATTGATCTTGTCCCTAATGATCTAGCTAAAATGATGGTGCTTGATGGGGTTTTCTTGATTGAATTGTTTAGAAAAGTTGGGAAGTTGGTTGACACTCACCCGGATGATCCCATCTTTAAAGTAACTTGGATTGTTCCATTGTTGATGAGAGATATTTTGAGGATAGAGAATCAAATTCCATTTTTTGTTCTACAAAAGTTGTTTGAAGAGTCTAAAAGCGGGGACCGTACGCTTCAATCTTTAATCCTTGAGTTTTTCAGCCGTGCGGTTGGTAGGCAACCAGACATTTTAAAGAAGTTTGAGAATCTTGATGGAAAACATTTACTTGATTTTTTTAGACAGAGTTTCATAACTAATAAGAATAGAAACACGAATTATCCTAAAAAGGATGTTAAAAGCAATAACCTTTCCCTTAAATTCATCCCATCTGCAACCAAGCTTATTAAGATTGGGGTAAATTTTAAGGCTAATTATGAAGCTGATAGCTTCTTGGATGTTGAATTTCAAAACGGAATGCTATTAGTTCCTCAAATCAATTTTAACGATTTTTTCTATTCGTTTCTCTTAAACTGTTTGGCTTTCGAGCAATGTAACTTTCATTGCTCGAAACATATTACAACCTATGTTGTGTTCATGGGATGTCTCATAAACACCTCAATTGACTTGGGTTTGCTTTCGGAAAGTGAGATTATTGTGAATTGTTTTGGTTCGGATCATGATATTGAAAAATTCTTCAAGGATGTTGGGAAAGATATGATTGTGGGTATCGATGATCATTACTTGTCAAGCTTGTTTATGAATGTAAACAAGTATGGTAAAGATTGGTGGCATCTACAATGGGTCAAGATTAAGCATGCCTACTGGAAGAAGGGAGGGGTCTCAATGTCTTTTACTATGGGTTTTGTGCTGCTTTATTTAGGAGTTATTCAAACAGTCTTCACTGTTTTTTCGTACTACGTACCAAACCAATAAGTGATGTAAGTGGTTCAGGCCGTAGCTAGAGTGACTGTTGATTCCTTTACGTCGAATTTGTTGGCCCCAACtgatctttgatctctagaacATGAATCAAACTTGAATATAAACCGAATATTTTTTGTACATGTGATGAATACAATTGAAAAATCTAAACCCTATTTATAGTAAATAGTAATCCAACAGTTGCGAGTGAACAGACATGTCTCTTCGCGAATCAATGCGTCTTTTTGATTTTGTGATGTTGGCGTCGCTTGGGAAGGGGCGTGTCTTCAGGAGGCGCCTTTTCCTTAAGTTTGTAGGTTACAAACTTTCATCTTGTCATATTTGGTCCTCGTATTTGCATAACTAATCTAATTGCAACTTAACCTGTCTATTAACTATTTACATAACAAACCCTCGTACTTCGGATATGAGGGATTAGTAACTTCAGAATTCATcgttagtgttgcaaaagtcgctagtcGGTCCCTAGTCGGCCGAATGGGGAGTTGGGAGTACTCGGAGTACTCAGAGAGTACGCGGACATcgtaaatataaagaaaattaattgttgtatattatatatatgttaaaATAAGTATAATTTATGTcagtataatttaaaatgaaacatgtttgaagTTCAAATCTCACCGAGTATAAGGCtgagtagtccgagtacaaggccgagtaggccgATTTTGACCGCCGACGACTAGTCAAGTCCGACTAAGGTAAACTCGCCTCGGAGGTggtccgaggaccgagtactcgccgagtacaaggccgagtatgccgacttttacaacactgttcATAGTATATACTCCTTGTAACTTGCTCTTTTGTTTTAGTAACGTCTTGTCTTTTAAGTAAAAGATCTCTAAGAGTTAAGCATAAGTGAGAGAGAATAGttttagagagagatagagagagagagaagtgatCACCATTGTGGCTAGAGGATACTCCCTTGTATAGGCAGAGGTCTCTGCCCTAGGAAGCCTCCTTTATAGCTCATACCTTCTATTTATGGTAAACCTTATCGACTGGTGATGTTGCTTGCACGAGTGACCTTGCCTCTATAGTAAATGTCAGATTGTGTGTCTCgatgttgtaacaccccgtgttttcgaatgtcaaagtcaaagtccaagtcaagtatgacttctttgactgtaattagtctattctatgttttatttgtattattcggagtaagtgttgttaatcagagaaatcaaagtaatcgaatgtttaatcgacgcgaaacgatttatgactgtgaatagtaggaagtaacaatgcgataaagttaatcaatcaataatcaagctaatcgaatcatcaatcgaactcgaaactcgaattatgcgaatttggtgttatattacgtgtgtgtgtgccttatgtgttacttgtgcatgtttactttatgctatgtgtggtgatcaatcgaatcgaaactcgaaactcaatcgaactcaatcgaaatcgaaatcgaataaGGAATGtaaatgcttgtatgtagatatagtggttgggattaaaagtaatttgaataggaaactctatcgtactcgtatcatctccaatcgaaatcgaaatatcagaaatcgttgCACCGAACGCTCAacacaggctgtggatcgatcaggcagTCAGCTAGATCGAACCGCCCAGCCAATCggacagactgttcgatcgggatgcctggccgatcggccagccctttccccttttggaagcctataaataggcttgtcattgtcattctttccacttttggaaaccctctgaccgaccagctcgtgctctcaactatttctcagatttctctcaatcccggtaagatttcatcctaagtcttgtacgattttgatctacacatgctcctacacctttctatttttcaaatctttatttctaaccgtgaaatcatcaagatctaagtattctaggatgatgtcatcatggtgttcttcaagaacttcatgtgttggcctcaatccaccaagaatcacttggatctagccgatttccacataaacaaactaagatctatcacagatccgaacatttacatggtgtgaaggattgaaagaaggatttccaactttctttcaactcttttacactcaatgccttcaaaccggtagaaacggagcttgagccaactcactagtcattctaatggttgcgtggttcaagattcggattctatctacgaggttcaccgatttcgggttaacgttaaactaccgttccgaagcgttcaccggccggacttgggtgattcctgtccgagcaggggaaacaagtaagaacgaaagtgtcaTGGTTCAGCtcattgtcaaaatacctcgatataacgtcaaacaatcagaacagccaagtgttagacgaacaggccgaccaggtcaggatgctgaccgatcgaacaggatgttcgaacgaacaacccaaccgatcggacatgtcagccgatcgaccaggccagccgatcggctagaatATGGCctcacactttgacaatttcatgatgtgtagtattgaacgaagtgatgttcgatcgaacgagctgttcgataacattactcatcggatcatgagatactatgcttca
It encodes:
- the LOC110926827 gene encoding UPF0481 protein At3g47200, with the protein product MIRNMDQNHVITIDQELELMNNQMKESPKLLNMLAGKSSCCIYRVPRSLDEIKKEAYQPRIVSIGPYHSGNKDLEMIQEHKGRFLDYMITRTGKSLSVFMNIIVPLDNEIRESYSEYIDLVPNDLAKMMVLDGVFLIELFRKVGKLVDTHPDDPIFKVTWIVPLLMRDILRIENQIPFFVLQKLFEESKSGDRTLQSLILEFFSRAVGRQPDILKKFENLDGKHLLDFFRQSFITNKNRNTNYPKKDVKSNNLSLKFIPSATKLIKIGVNFKANYEADSFLDVEFQNGMLLVPQINFNDFFYSFLLNCLAFEQCNFHCSKHITTYVVFMGCLINTSIDLGLLSESEIIVNCFGSDHDIEKFFKDVGKDMIVGIDDHYLSSLFMNVNKYGKDWWHLQWVKIKHAYWKKGGVSMSFTMGFVLLYLGVIQTVFTVFSYYVPNQ